The following proteins are encoded in a genomic region of Amycolatopsis sulphurea:
- a CDS encoding GGDEF domain-containing protein, with product MRLYVLLVNVVAVTASVSTAWLVPVDRTDLVRFGVLTVCAAVAIEATRRIERQREYNRAPTVAYVDTKAVWSIAAVIALPPVLATAMVVVTYAVAWWRIWPRERPVLPHRWIFSAATVLCGTQAAVVVLALGMHHYPGIPSAGFLPGLADLVIIVSAAALRWAINTALVMAAIALSGAPRTLSELFSGFGDQLLEAGAIGLGLVTAALLLLANPLLLVGVVLALVALHRGLLLTQFQRDARTDLTTGLATKRWWRTIAEQYLDRARTGGGTVGVLLLDLDHFKAINDTYGHPIGDLVLREIAIAVRGEVRDQDVCGRWGGEEFAIVLPNVPTEEHLGQLADRIRSRVPLVSVALPDRDTVISDLTVSIGCALYPAEHLTGIDDVLVASDTALYRAKQAGRNRVELATR from the coding sequence GTGCGCCTCTACGTGCTGCTCGTCAACGTCGTCGCGGTCACCGCTTCGGTGAGCACCGCGTGGCTGGTGCCGGTCGACCGGACCGACCTCGTGCGGTTCGGCGTGCTCACGGTGTGCGCGGCCGTCGCGATCGAGGCCACCCGCCGGATCGAGCGGCAGCGCGAATACAACCGCGCCCCCACGGTCGCGTACGTGGACACCAAGGCCGTCTGGAGCATCGCGGCGGTGATCGCCCTCCCGCCGGTCCTGGCCACCGCGATGGTCGTGGTCACCTACGCCGTGGCGTGGTGGCGGATCTGGCCCCGTGAACGGCCGGTGCTGCCGCACCGCTGGATCTTCTCCGCGGCCACCGTGCTGTGCGGCACGCAGGCCGCGGTCGTGGTGCTCGCGCTCGGCATGCACCACTACCCCGGCATCCCGTCCGCCGGTTTCCTACCCGGGCTGGCCGACCTGGTGATCATCGTGTCCGCCGCCGCACTGCGCTGGGCGATCAACACCGCGCTGGTGATGGCCGCGATCGCGCTGTCCGGTGCGCCGCGCACGCTGTCCGAGCTGTTCTCCGGGTTCGGGGATCAGCTGCTGGAGGCGGGCGCGATCGGCCTCGGCCTGGTCACCGCGGCACTCCTGCTGCTGGCCAACCCACTGCTACTGGTCGGCGTGGTGCTGGCACTGGTGGCCTTGCACCGCGGGCTGCTGCTGACCCAGTTCCAGCGTGACGCGCGCACCGATCTGACCACCGGCCTGGCCACCAAGCGCTGGTGGCGCACCATCGCCGAGCAGTACCTGGACCGCGCGCGCACCGGCGGCGGCACGGTCGGTGTCCTGCTGCTCGATCTGGACCACTTCAAGGCCATCAACGACACCTACGGCCACCCGATCGGCGACCTGGTGCTGCGCGAGATCGCCATCGCGGTGCGCGGGGAGGTGCGGGACCAGGACGTCTGCGGGCGCTGGGGCGGCGAGGAATTCGCCATCGTGCTGCCGAACGTGCCCACCGAGGAGCACCTCGGCCAGCTGGCCGACCGGATCCGCAGCCGGGTTCCGCTGGTCTCGGTGGCGTTGCCGGACCGGGACACGGTGATCAGCGACCTGACCGTGTCCATCGGCTGCGCGCTCTACCCGGCCGAGCACCTCACCGGTATCGACGACGTGCTCGTGGCCAGTGACACCGCGCTCTACCGGGCGAAGCAGGCCGGCCGCAACCGGGTCGAGCTGGCCACCCGCTGA
- a CDS encoding heavy metal-binding domain-containing protein, producing the protein MPEWDGRGLPPIAQARVERFAESGLRTSLLSVPGAVGAEAAGFEPTGEVMGCVVQRIGWTSMIATTPGQQISTQAAFLREGYRLALARLRREAAAIRADGVLGIALSITPLDEVMHEFVALGTAVRAQSAQRPGFVFTTELSGPDVGKLVQAGWVPAKVITGFGAHALYDYNMQFQTNTWAGNTEVDAHTELVTAVRSAARAEFAEGVRAAGADGAIVSRMTLDTWRLGEVGVSGVASVFGTAIARFHAGVAAPTSAVTLLPLNRS; encoded by the coding sequence GTGCCCGAATGGGATGGGCGGGGGCTGCCGCCGATCGCGCAGGCCCGGGTCGAGCGGTTCGCCGAATCAGGGTTGCGGACCTCGCTGCTGAGCGTGCCGGGCGCGGTCGGCGCCGAGGCGGCGGGGTTCGAGCCGACGGGTGAGGTGATGGGCTGCGTCGTGCAGCGCATCGGGTGGACGTCCATGATCGCCACCACCCCCGGACAGCAGATCTCGACGCAGGCCGCATTCCTGCGCGAGGGCTACCGGCTCGCGCTGGCGCGGCTGCGCCGGGAGGCCGCCGCGATCCGCGCCGACGGGGTGCTCGGCATCGCCCTCTCGATCACCCCGCTCGACGAGGTGATGCACGAGTTCGTCGCGCTGGGCACCGCGGTGCGGGCGCAGTCGGCGCAGCGGCCGGGGTTCGTGTTCACCACCGAGCTGTCCGGGCCCGACGTCGGGAAGCTGGTGCAGGCGGGCTGGGTGCCCGCGAAGGTGATCACCGGGTTCGGTGCGCACGCGCTCTACGACTACAACATGCAGTTCCAGACCAACACCTGGGCGGGCAACACCGAGGTCGACGCGCACACCGAACTGGTCACCGCGGTCCGCTCCGCGGCGCGGGCCGAGTTCGCCGAGGGCGTGCGCGCCGCGGGTGCCGACGGCGCGATCGTCTCCCGGATGACGCTGGACACCTGGCGTCTCGGCGAGGTGGGCGTGTCCGGGGTCGCGAGCGTGTTCGGCACCGCGATCGCGCGCTTCCACGCCGGGGTGGCCGCACCGACCTCGGCAGTGACCCTCCTGCCGCTGAACCGATCGTGA
- a CDS encoding heavy metal-binding domain-containing protein: MSTANPAAQHLPDDAMRRLAEMRPGQATSLFTSDLSVNEFLLVREAGFRPLGLVLGSSIYHVGFQMGRWSQNQELDRLSQAMYHARELAMSRMEAEADLLGADGVVAVRLEIEFKEFGNDLAEFIAVGTAVQAEQPGEWRNNTGKPFTSDLSGQDFWTLVQAGYAPLGMVMGSCVYHIAHQRFRQALGNIGQNVEIPQYTEALYDARELAMSRMQAEAEQLHAEGIVGVQLLSLAHRWGGHTTEFFAIGTAVKPLRADHHITKPQLVLPLTD; the protein is encoded by the coding sequence GTGAGCACTGCGAATCCCGCTGCGCAGCACCTTCCCGACGACGCCATGCGCAGGCTCGCCGAAATGCGGCCAGGCCAGGCCACCAGCCTGTTCACCTCGGATCTGAGCGTGAACGAGTTCCTGCTGGTGCGCGAGGCCGGGTTCCGCCCGCTCGGGCTGGTGCTCGGCTCCAGCATCTACCACGTCGGATTCCAGATGGGCCGGTGGAGCCAGAATCAGGAGCTGGACCGGCTTTCCCAGGCGATGTACCACGCTCGCGAGCTGGCCATGTCGCGGATGGAGGCGGAGGCCGACCTGCTCGGCGCGGACGGCGTCGTCGCGGTCCGGCTGGAAATCGAGTTCAAGGAGTTCGGCAACGACCTGGCCGAGTTCATCGCGGTGGGCACCGCGGTGCAGGCCGAGCAGCCCGGCGAATGGCGCAACAACACCGGGAAGCCGTTCACCAGCGATCTGTCCGGACAGGACTTCTGGACGCTCGTGCAGGCCGGTTACGCACCGCTGGGCATGGTGATGGGCTCGTGCGTCTACCACATCGCGCATCAGCGATTCCGCCAAGCGCTGGGCAACATCGGCCAGAACGTGGAGATCCCGCAGTACACCGAAGCGCTCTACGACGCTCGTGAGCTGGCCATGTCCCGGATGCAGGCGGAAGCCGAGCAGCTGCACGCGGAAGGCATCGTCGGGGTGCAGCTGCTTTCGCTGGCGCACCGCTGGGGAGGGCACACCACGGAGTTCTTCGCGATCGGCACGGCGGTGAAGCCGCTTCGCGCCGACCATCACATCACCAAGCCGCAGCTCGTGCTGCCCCTCACCGACTGA
- a CDS encoding VOC family protein, with protein MDWTLEVVVVPVSDVDRAKAFYTDQVGFHLDHDSTPGPGMRLVQLTPPGSGCSIVLGKGMVPEMPPGSLRGLQLVVADLPRARETLVAGGVDVSEIQRYGPDPGTGRPEDLDDIGFVHFADPDGNTWSVQQISARG; from the coding sequence GTGGACTGGACTCTCGAAGTGGTCGTCGTCCCGGTGTCCGATGTGGACCGAGCGAAGGCTTTCTACACCGACCAGGTCGGCTTTCACCTCGACCACGACAGCACACCCGGTCCTGGCATGCGCCTGGTGCAGCTGACCCCGCCCGGTTCGGGCTGCTCCATCGTGCTCGGCAAGGGCATGGTGCCGGAGATGCCACCCGGCTCGCTGCGGGGCCTGCAGCTGGTCGTCGCCGATCTGCCACGGGCGCGGGAAACACTCGTGGCAGGCGGCGTCGACGTCAGCGAAATCCAGCGGTACGGCCCGGATCCGGGCACCGGCCGGCCGGAGGATCTGGACGACATCGGGTTCGTCCACTTCGCCGACCCGGATGGGAATACCTGGTCGGTGCAACAGATTTCCGCGCGGGGTTAG
- a CDS encoding ESX secretion-associated protein EspG, producing the protein MNVLDRPVRLPRPVFLVSWELAGLGAPPVVLEPDQNHRTDDGTTVFRHRALDELARLGLTDPDGGLVPRYRATLRVLATARREVYLWSNLRRASVRAAAMLTAESGRDAVRLITDHQVVQLDPIRPRDLVESLVGTLPDARVARIRPLCVPKAQYEDAGRDYGGDDPFTEASAQADELRRLMRADRDAMHQLYAATRDSAGERTRSTPLSAIDLTREGRVLSFVSDGPDGDPQINLYPGDRAHVADALALTLGGLE; encoded by the coding sequence ATGAACGTCCTCGACAGGCCGGTGCGGCTGCCCCGGCCGGTGTTCCTCGTGTCCTGGGAGCTGGCCGGACTCGGCGCGCCTCCCGTCGTCCTCGAGCCGGACCAGAATCACCGGACCGACGACGGTACCACCGTTTTCCGGCACCGTGCGCTCGACGAACTGGCCCGCCTCGGGTTGACCGACCCGGACGGCGGGCTCGTTCCGCGGTATCGGGCCACGCTCCGGGTGCTCGCGACTGCTCGGCGAGAGGTGTACCTCTGGAGCAATCTGCGCCGGGCAAGCGTCCGGGCCGCGGCGATGCTGACGGCCGAGTCCGGGCGGGACGCGGTGCGGTTGATCACCGATCACCAGGTCGTCCAGCTCGACCCCATCCGGCCACGGGACCTGGTGGAGAGCTTGGTGGGCACGCTTCCCGATGCTCGCGTGGCGCGGATCAGGCCGTTGTGTGTGCCGAAGGCCCAGTACGAAGACGCCGGCCGGGACTATGGCGGCGACGACCCGTTCACCGAAGCCTCCGCCCAGGCCGACGAGCTGCGTCGCCTGATGCGTGCCGATCGGGACGCGATGCATCAGCTCTACGCCGCGACCCGTGACAGTGCCGGTGAGCGCACGCGTTCCACTCCGTTGTCCGCCATCGATCTCACCCGCGAGGGCCGGGTCCTGAGCTTCGTCAGCGACGGCCCAGATGGTGACCCGCAGATCAACTTGTATCCGGGCGACCGCGCCCACGTCGCCGATGCACTCGCGCTCACGCTCGGTGGGCTCGAATAG